From the Telopea speciosissima isolate NSW1024214 ecotype Mountain lineage chromosome 9, Tspe_v1, whole genome shotgun sequence genome, the window CGGCTTTGTAGCTCATCATTGAGAGAGGGAAATTATTTTTTGAGCTTGTTCATGCTATTGATAGGTGGAACCATTGCTGGTAGGAAGTGATTACAGAAGACTATTTTTTCAGAtcaataaaaagaagagaagaaacttggTTTAGGCTGTGGGAAAAATCGAATGTTACCTATTTGTATAGTAAGAAGTTAGTTCATGAAAAAGTTTGTATGGTGTAAATGCTTGAATCAGTATGGATACAATTTTCAGAGTTGCAGATCCATCAATGAGCTGCCTATTTCAAGTCATGTGGATAGCTTTTATAAAATTCTGCTGCCAAATATTTGTTTTATGGGAAAGAAATATGACGACCAGCTTGCTCTTAGCCACAGAAAAGTTGTAGAGATCTATTTCAATCCTAATAGGTGGAATCAACATACGATTTTTGCATTCGCTGTGCAACCATCTTTCTTATGTGGCAAGTTCATTGCAATTGAGGACATAAAATGCCTGTAACCATTGCTTTAGATGTGACTGGAATAGTGCCTAGGACGAGTGTCTTGGTTCCTTTGCCTCGATTTTCCCATCATTTCTCTTTTTGAGTCTCAAAGTGTCGAGATATGGGTTTGGGTGCAATTTACCGATGCTGACGATCTCAGCAATGAATTCCTTCACCCGTTGTCTTGAATCATGTTATACTCTCTTCACTGCAACTTTTTCATTTGAATTGGGTAATATACCTCTGTAGACCTTACCAAAGCCACCTATACCAAGAAGCTCCTTCTCATTAAATCCTCTGGTTGCAATGTAGAGATCTTTATATTTAAACCTCTGAGGTCCATAATCAAATTCCCAATCTTCATGAACTTCTGCgaattttttcttccttccaacAATTAATTGGATGATGAAGATCGACATTTACAATAAACTAGCACCGATCACAGGAAATCCAATGTTAAAAATTTTAGATTGTGTTTTAGGCCCTGTTCGAGGAAGCTTAGGAAGTTGAGTTAGAGACAGAGCTTTTGCTTGTCCATTCATCTTGAAGctccaccccaacacataatgAGGTGCTTTTATGACAGCAGTTATTGAGGAGAAAACCACAAACATAGGATCCACTATGATTGGGGAAAGATCAATGTTCAAGGACAAGAGGGGGATCTTTGGTTTAGGAACTTCAATTGGAGCTAAAGTTGCCTTAGTTCACCCGAATATTCCACCCAAAGTTGCAAGGCATGTCTACTGAAGAGGGTCAGGTTCACATATCGGTTCTCTTGATCACTAAAAAAAGAAGCCGGAGCAGCTGTGACATGGTTGCCATCGATGTCATTGAAATCCAAATTTTGGATGCAATCCATCTCGATTGCTATGAGATGGTTGGATGAATTGCCGATGTTGGTCTTATTGAAGAGGCCTACATAAATGCTTGGTAAGCACTTGAGAAGTCTGTTGAAGGTGCAATTACAAACGCCATTGCAGGACCACCTACTGTGGTAAACTCAGAATACATGGCAAATACAAAGGCagtggagaaggagaaaacatTACCTGTGGAAGAATTCATGAAATGAAGCGGATGAGGGTAGAAGGCATGACCCTTCTGTTGCATAGTGGTGTTTACCAACGTAAGGAGGCCATTGTTTGTAATCTGAGCTAAGCTGTCAAAGCTCAAGTCAACTCCTCCAAATCCATTGTAGGTGAACTCAACATCTTCTTGTTGTGATGCTATAGATCTCCTAAGGAGTAGGAACAAAACCGCAAATTTGAGGAACATTGTATACCAGTTATTTTTCTGTGTTCTTCTAAGGTAGGGGCATTCActtattcctttccttttaatAATTTTATGAAAGAGAAATCAGCCTTCTTTCTATATCAATATactgttttaaaattttcaattgtgTTAGTTAGCTTAGGACTTAGGATCAAATCGGTTGAACGGTCTACTAAGGCAGGCTAACAGTGATTTGTTGCTAAGGAAAGATCCTCAGTCCATAAAAAAAAGGTGGAACAATCTTTATATATAGCTCCAATTTGATCCAGTCCTACAGTAATCCATTATGCTAAGAGCCTCTTGGCGTGGTGGTGGCTGCCACTGTAGTAGAGCACTGGCCTAAGTCCAGGGAGAGATCGATTATTCGACTCTCTCCCCATCTGACATATAACATCCTGTTATTACCTgcttcacccccccccccccctttcatttttcttccattctcaAAATAATCTCACACATTGGCATTCATGACATTAATAATCTTATATGGCACCTTGCACACTTTGCAGGATTAAGCAAATTGGAATCCCATTCGCCCCTCTCTGTAGTATGAACTGATTAAGTAGTTAAAAATCATGAAACATCCTTTATAACAAACAGAACAGGAGATCATTAATATTTTTAATCCAAAAGTGATCCTTTGGATCCCATGATCACTAGCTAGCTACTACTCTCATTGCTCTGTCCCACAGCAATCTAAtaccactactactactactagctTTTACTCCCTCATCACTTCCTGTTCCTGAAACCTTAACATAGACATtaaaatgaaattaaacaaCTTTCATTCTTAAAGCAACAGATCTATATATGGCACAGTCTAATATGCTCCCATGAATTGATTATTTAAGTAGTAAAAGATTCAAAGTACAACACAATCTAAATTAATTGCTAAAACAGTAAATTATTCATTCCTTCACATGCAaacttcttttaaaaaataaaaaaaaataaataaataaatttcatgACCTGATCAGTCATCCAAGAACTAGGGaggacttttttcctttttgacgCTTCAAAAAGGCTTTGGAGCTCGTGTTCACATTTTCCTCATCTTTTCAATTAGAAGGAATCATGGTTTTCTTTAGATGCTGTTTTTTGGTTTACTCCCTTCTCAAGATGCTCTGTTGTATGTTGCTTTGTGCAGAAGCCTGAAACTCTTATGGTTTTTGAACAAGTTCCTGTGAAGAAAGACGAATTCTAATTACTCCACTAGCCCAAGACTCACAAccgaaaaattgaaaaagaacaatAATATTACTCCAATAGGATGAGAGAAGACAAGCTTTTTCAGATACAGAGATGCTGGGCAATGAGGACAAGCTTGCATACAAAGTAATAAggttgattgattgattggaTTGAAGATGGAGAAAAGGTGTTCTTTATAGGTAAGTGAaaggagaagatcaaggcaattGACCAACTTTCAAGATTGAAGTTATCTGAACCCGAGAGATAGTAATGGAGAAGGTGGAACTAGGAAATGATGATAGGATGGGAAAGGGTCACTCAAGAGAATGGATGCTCACATGGGAAAGGAAAGCTTACGTTGGGAAATAGGGACATAAGAATTGAAAGAGGTTTTGACTAGGAAAGTGGATGGGTGGAGGGTGATGTGGGAAATGTGCAAGCAAGCTCAAATAACAAGGCCCCACACAAAATACATAAATTCCTCACTACatctctctcaaaaaaaaaaaaaaaaaaaaaaaaacatataattcCAAAAGTTAAACTTTAAGATTTAACAGTTCCAACCAGATCTTCCTGGCCCATTCAATGGGTAATATCACTAAAATGAActatttatatattaaaaaaaaattacttcaaTGAACTGCTTCCTTCCATGAGGATGCTTGCTAAGAATCACACCATTGTGGGTTACATATTTTTATATGGAGATGTTTCCATAGTTTTGTACCATTTTGACTGAAAGTCTATCTATATATTGGTGATATATGCCCCCTTTTGGTACTGCAAGTGAGTCTTCCCCAGTCAATCGTGGGTGGAAACCAAACTCTGCTTACTCCCGCCCCCCTCCCTTTTTGTATTGGGAAGTTCTGCGTGTTTTCTCCTTGTTAAATATAACTTAAACTCTTAGACTGAAAATTTTCTCTCCTTAAATACAATAGTTCGTGAAAAGAGGTCTCCTGCCCCAACCCATCTACAGCCCCCATATGACCCTTCCTACAAATCTCTTGGACAACCTTGAAGGGCTGATTGTCCCATCCTTGGGCCATCCACTCAAAAGAGAATTAATAATCAAGAGATCATTGGGACTGTGGATTGACTAATAGAGAAGGAGGTTTTAATTACAAAGTAAGTGCATACAATATCGttgatatttaattttgttttgcagATTCAGTGATTCTGCAACATCTATTCATGAAGACTAATATGAAACTTCAAGCAAAGTAAGTGCATCTTTAATTATCTTTAATTGTCTTTAATTGTCTTTTTCTACAAATCTCTTGAACACAATTTCAAATCTTAGTTGATGTTTTGTGCAGTTTTATGTCTTAGAGGAGGGGTATTATGGAAAAACACTAATTACAGGGTAGTGCTCTAGTAATCTGAGTCTTATGAGGGGTGCTTGcaaacaattttgaaattaaattgaCGTTATGCTAATCTTTTACCCTAAGAACACCAACTCTAAGACCATGGAAGAAAGTTCTCGGTGTACCACCATGCCCAGACCTGTGCTCTCATTGGGCCATGCATAAGTAGGGACCATGCTCCCCACCGAGAATGTCGACCCTGAGATTACTTAGCGTTTCGGACATGGACCCACAATTCAATATGGTAGCTCGTGATTTAATATTTTATCTAAAGATCTTATTATTTTCCCTGAAATaccacaaggaaaaaaaaaattttaaattcccTGTGAAAATTAAAAATGGTCATTTGCATCTAACTGTACTTCCTTGCAAACAACcattcttttttactttctttcatttcatttcaattcattttttgaATGAATTATTTGATTTCACTCTAGCCAAATGTGGCCAAAGTTTTTCTCTGTGATACTATACTTGACCAGGAACTCAGGCAGGATGGAGTCTATGGCACCAATTGTCCTATTCCCCCTGGGAAAAACTTCATTTATATTCTCCGGGCTAAGGATCAAATAGGCAGCTTCTTCTATTTCCCTTCACTTGCATTCCACAAGGCAGCAGGAGGGTTTGGTGGAATCAAGATCTTTAGCCGCCCAAGAATTCCTGTTCCTTTTCCTAACCCAGCTGGAGAGCATACAGTTCTGGCTGGTGACTGGTTCAAGAAAAACCAGAGTAAGTAACAGTATAATTGGGTTCTTCTAAAGAATCATAACACTTATAGTTACTGGTTTTAGTACAAAAGAGAGAAATCCATTGAGATATTCGAATCGAATCCGCTTGATCCCAATTCTTGCTGATTCATTCTGATCCCTTGTTGATTCTGCTTTggattgttttcttttcctaaaTACTGATATAAGCTTTCGTGTCATTAACATGATTTGAAAGCAATCTTAGACACTGGGAATGGTATGCCCTTTGCTGATGGGCTTCTCATCAATGGCCGTGGTTGGAATGGATACACATTCAATGTTGATCATGGTAAACCATAAATCATGATTTTCTGCAACTCAGGCTGCCACTCAAAGAAATTCCAAGTTGTTTTGGCTGTATAGTCTCACTGTTCTACATATATTGGGCAGGTAAGACATACAGGTTCAGGATTTCAAATGTGGGTCTTACCACATCCATCAACTTCAGAATTCAGGGACACAAGTTGAAGCTGATAGAGGTGGAAGGGTCTCACACACTTCAGAGCACCTGCTCTTCCCTTGATATCAATCTGGGCCAGTCTTACTCTGTTTTGGTTACTGCCGATCAGCCTGTACAGGATTACTACATTGCTGTTTCTTCACGTTTCACCAACACAGTTCTCACAACTACAGCCATTGTCCATTACAGTAGCACAGATAACCCTCCCCCTAGTAATATAATCtctttttgaccaaaaaaaataaaaactaacagTTCTTagattttctatattttgatatttattttaGCAAAAGATTTTATGATCTACAAGACTAGATTGGTATCTATGGTTTGTACAAGAAGTTGTGCCACCTGGAAAGATGAATGTGGCAATTTTAACCTTAGTTTTAAATTCAGAACATACATGCTAGATGGTCAAACCAGGTTGACCTGaattgtcccttttttttttttttttgggttatgtgGTTTTTCTAAAGCTGATGGAGATGTTCAAGGATTTTACTATTTGGAGAAAGTTATCCTCCACGGCACCTGAACATTCACCACACCATACTAGCGTTCACaaaccctatagggttttagaatATTTCtcaaaatacccttctgataCCCCCCCCCACGGGCACACGCATCTGAACCCACCGTGGTGAAGGGATTCCCATTCACCAtagctgaaggaaaacttggtcctcattatttttatttgaaattttaagatttttttattcagCTTCAAATTCAATTATATTTCTTTCTTATATTGACATCTTTCATTGTATTTTTAGCCATCCATGTTGTATCTTAGGGTCTACCTGTTTGATTAAAAGTTCCAACCCTTTATGATATGCCATATGGCAGTAATTGTGTAGGCAAGAGAATGGTTAAATagcttctttttattttattttattgttttagtacTTTTAATCATCCCTTCATTTGCGGCCCATTATTATGTATTGCTGTGCttctaccttttctttttccaataaaaaaaatctgaagGTAGGAAATATGTGTGTTgtgttggaggagagagagagagagagagagagagagagagagagattgcaaCCTGTGGAGGTTTGCTTCATTTGATTCAAACTGAATATGTGATTCAGGAACATGAAACAAAAGATCCATAAGAATTATTGGGAGACTTCATGTTTAGGGTTTCTACTAAGACAATGGTTTTGAGCTTCTTTCTAACCCTGAATTTATCAGGTCTAATTGTTTCAGTTTGCTGGCTACAGTCTACTAGTTAAGAATTTCAGCTCAAATAAAATTTACAACTTAATCAGAGACTGCTGTCTCCCcaccccttccccctccccctccccctccccttaaCTCCACTACAGTCAATTCTCATGTCATATCTGCCACTAAATTAAGGTCTTCCAGTACTAAAACTACTTCATAATTTaatatttattctttattttttaaggaATCTTCCAAATGCTTTGGACCCTCATAATTAATATTCCTCTTCCTGAGCAAGTATAAATATCCCATGTAGTGCTCCAGTTGAAGTACCCCTTGTTCAAGTTGttttcaactctctctctctgtgacaTATTCTTCTTTATCCTTCTCATTATGGCGCAGACCAAGATCATGGCTACTTGTGTTTTTCTTCTTGTACTAATGTTCTTCAATGAAATTCTCTCTGTTGAAGGAAGGCTTTTAAAGACTGGAAAACTTGATAACAACTGCTGGGAATGCAACCGGAAATGGAAAGAACAACTTGAAAGCAATGGCTACTGCTGGTGAATCTTCTACCAGCTCCTTCCCCCATGAGGGTAGAAGTGTGGTAGAGATTGATGACTTCCGTCCCACAGATCCAGGTCACAGTCCTGGTGTTGGCAATTCCATAAAAAACTGAGCACAATGGAACAGCTTGCCAATAATGCAAACATCGTTAATGGCAAGCAGAGGTATGCTGTCAATGGTGTCTCATTCGTTCCAGCAGACACGCCATTGAAACTAGCAGATTACTACAAGATCCCTGACATCTTCAATTTTGGAAGCATTCCCAATAAACATCCTGGTGACGGCAGATGCGACCTTAAGACTTCTGTCATGGCTGCAGATTTCAGGGTTTATGTTGAGATTGTGTTTGAGGATTGGACGGACACTGTACAATCATGGTACCTTTTTTATTGTTAGGTAAGGTTTATAGGCCATGAAAAGATTCATTCTTTCCTTATCATGGGTTCATCTCGACTTTTGGAACAGTGGAGTTTTTTTGGATGAACAGGATGGGTCAAGCCCGGTGGTCGCCTAAGAGCAGACGAAGTTGCAATTTGAGAGACACGGTTGCTCGTTCAACTACTCAGGTATGGAATAGATCATTGGGAACCCATTCGAGATTAGACGAACTAGACAATTTTGATTAACCTATCAAACAGTGATGAATTTTGTGCTTGAGATGTTGGTAAATTGGGTTCTTTTATTGGGAATGCAGGTTTACCCAAATTCATGGACTGCAATATATATGGCTTTAATTCAAAGATTTACTGTTTCTACTTTAAAATGGATAGCAGAAACAATGACAGTATAATATCAAGAAGAATTGttgcagaaaaaataaaaaagaagatgcTGGAACAATTTACCAAGTTTTATTTCCTCTTGTCATCTAGAAGTTACAAGTAACAATGCTGGAAATTTTATACTTTCgctatttttattttccttcttgtCAAGCATATACATCTGTGAAACCAATTTTACTTGGAGGAGTTTTTTTAATACATAATTTATTGGTTTTTGATTGATTGCCGCTCCAGTTTCAGTTGGGTAAGACTGCATGGTAGTTTACTTGGAAGCTGCAAATTTGACCTTTGAACCTTACGGGACGAAGAATTCTTctttaaaatcataattttgACTAACCTTCggggagaagaaaatattatttgGTAGAGCAACTGTCCCCTCTCAAATTTGACCTTTGAACCTTACGGGACGAAGAATTCTTctttaaaatcataattttgACTAACCTTcgaggagaagaaaatattatttgGTATAGTCACTGTCCCCtcaaaaagggtaaattacacatcaccccctgatttttgaaaaaattcaaatcacccttgtttagaccccaatatgacaaattagtccctatcgttagttttatgctgttaagtgatgatgtcagccagttaaataaatttaaattcctaaattacccttgaccaatgttgaagatgaatgaagggtagtattgtaaatttaattctaatgttttagtacaaaggtaaaatagtcctttcacaccagtAACTAACAGCAGgctaacaccattactgtagaggaggtgatttgagtttttcaaaaaccaggggatgatctgagtttcatttgaaaatcaaggggtgatgtgtaatttatccaaataaaaaaaaaaaaaaaagaggatgagAGAGTGAGTGGGAGCTGAGAGATACTGAATGGGAGAAGGAAGGTGAGTTGGGGGTTTTCCTAATCCATGTGTCCACCACCCATCGTATGAGAATTTTATTAATTCAGGTTCTCATACGATGGCATCCATCATGAGTGGATCCACAAGATAGATGCCATCTGGGTTGCTCGCACCCATTCTCGTATGTTTTCATACAAGGATGTGATCCTAATTCCAATTTTGTACTTAGGTCCAATTTGTTTGAcgaagaaaagtgaaaaaggaaaaaaaggtggAAAGCTTTTATTTGTTTCCTACAAACTACTACAAATGTAACTGTTTGGTTAGATGGGATAAGAAACTTCAAGACAAACTTATTAAatacattatttttttgttttttttggagacaggaggggtatccgactttaggccgactaatcCCCCCtaggctcgtacatgacccacgcgccacgcacgaaccgggagcttctgggccctagtgagcttcaggcgggtggccccaagaaattatgcagtggcgaaggtttgatcacgagacctcgcttcctgaggcggagtctcatgtcccctccaagcaaGCTGCGCTAACCCCTTGAGGTATTTAATGTATTTATTAAATACATTCATTCTTGTCTAATGCGATGGTACCCCTCTTTTTTACACCACATTCACTTTTAAGTCCTACCAAATATTGATAGGACTTTGGCACTATTCTTTTTTTGGAGAAAGGATTTTGATACTATTCACGAAAAAGTTAtttttgagtctatctctctcctttttctatttcctttctttcccatgGAATCTCATCCCATGTTCattttgtctctttctctcattaaatcTCACTCCACCATAAGATGCAATTCTATTATttcctttcatttctttctcaaTCCAACTCATAGCATGTAAGATTCATCCTCACAAGTTTTCCAGCGATTTTATCAGTCAAATAAACGGGGGCGAGAAAAACAAGTTTGATTTTTTTGGACATACCAACAGGTGAATGTACATGTGAGAACCAACCATTTAGTCCTattacaaagaaagaagggcAATTTAtgaacataaaattaaaatgtgattggttCTCACATGTgcccgatccgtttacaggaaAAAGAATGTGGAAACACAATTTTCATTGAGAAACGTGTAGATACAGGAGACCCACCTAATACCGTTGAATAATAACCATACCTTTTTCCGTGGGCCCAACCGTCCAACTAATCGTCCGgagattttttttggtaaataaacgTCAGGACTCAGGAGATGGTAACAACATTTTCGACAAGCCCAGGGATTCCAAACTCCGACTGACTAAAGATTTGAAAATGGTCATAATTCATTAGTGGGCCCACCTAATCCTGAGGAGAGATGATAACCACAGTTTTCATGTAGCTAGAATCACATTGTCGTACGAGAACGACATCACGTACCACAATTTGACCAGCCACATGGAATCcattcctcctctctttccatTAGTGGCTGGCTAAAGGCGTACACGATCACGTTCTCGTACGATTAGGCCTCGTTTTCGTAGATTTCTGTTTCCcgtctatctttctctctttttcgaATGAATTGACTTTGCTGTCCTCTTATCTAAATTTCTGTTTTGTCACATCTCTTTCATGGGCACCCCATACCAATCATAAAGACGAATACTTCAAGTTAATTTGTGAAGACCATCACAGAGATCAGAGTTTGGGATCTTTATTATTTGCCTTTTATAGAAATATATTATCCAAGTGATCGAGACAATAATAATCGTTCAAATTGGATCAATGAACAAGAAAATGATGTAGTCTTTCAAAACTGTGAGGCATTAGTGAATCCATCTCCATGCTTATATATGACATCCATCATACGCGTAAGATTGAGAATCCGCATCAGAAATGACACTGGGACAATAGTCGGTTTGATGCACCCTTCATTTATATCTTTCGATGcattctctattcttcttttaAACTCATCACATGCCTCTTGTTCGGTGACACCATGTTGTTTCATGTAGCACTCAACACTCAAACAAACTTGTCCTCTCTCTTGCTCCATCTTTAAATAACATTAGAATTGAATCAATGTTAGGATCATAATCGAttcgttatcacctccaattcctgcccgctccaatttcctccaatccctcacataggagcagaaatgaccaccttacccactgcccgaacacactgcccaaggtggggtagggtggtcatttatactcctatgtgagggattggagggaattggagcggggagcgaattggaggtgataaaaattcatcatAATCCACCTAACTTtttcaaaacattaaaaaaagattccaattttttaaaccagAAACCGAACCAATTTACTTTGATTAGCTTTTAAATGGCTAGTTGTGATTTTGGTTCAAAATTGACATACTTATTTTTTATACCAGTGTGTTGTCAATAATGTATACTAGCTAAAACTGTGTCATGCAGTGTGTGGTAGTCTTTATTTACCTTGTGGGACACAATATCATCCATAAGCCGGCTTATTAAGGCTGAAGCCCTAACAAGTTTAGGATTATCAATTATCCAGTCTAATGCCTCCTTTGTCACAATAATATCTGCCATGCCGCCAATTAGGACGGAGGATGTGACTGTTAACATAGGGTAACCACTGGAGGTCAATGTAATTCCCATATACTCTTCGAATGTTGGAATGTATCCTTCATTAAACCATTTGGCTTCTATGAAATAGGCTCTGACCTCTTTCTTCATCTGTAAtataaaaccaaacaaacatGATTATAATTAATTAGGCCCGTTTTTTAACATTTTAGAAGTTGTTAGCTAGATTAATCTATGAAATCAACTGGTTAATCAAATTGGTAGAAACGAAATTGTTACTACAGGTGACACAGTACTCACTACTTTTATTGCATAATTAAGTCGATAAGATTGCCCATCTTCCTTTCTCAGTTCTTGCTTGATTTCATTGTAAACATCTAGGAGTGTAGAATAAAGCACTTTCATGTATTCGGGAAGTTGATCCATGCCGCTTATTATGTCCCACCTGAAAATTTGATGAGCATTCCATTCAAAGCATTAATGAATGAAGCAGTACAGTTCACTTTAATTAAATCAGCAAAGTGAAAACAATATACATAGTACTCAACTAAAgacatatgtatatatcatcGATAGATCAAACCTTTCAATTGCATTTGGGAAGAGGTTGAGTTCTTCTAATGTGCCATACACATCATAGGTATCATCTAAGATTGAAGTCAATGCTATAACTTTGGTTAACATCATTCTAGCAAGATAGTAATTTGGCTCAAAGTACACCCCCACTATCCAAAAATAGCATTCGTCTCTCACATAAGGGAGCTTAGTTGCAAACTCCAATTCTTTCCACCAACTGCGCGCATTAATTAATAGGGTATATGAACATGACTATTGCTCATAATAAATATATGCCTAGAAAAAGTCGGTCTCTCGCATTAAGGGAGCTTAGTTGCAAACTCCAATTCTTTCCAGCATCTGCATTAATTAACAGGGTATATGAACATGACTATTGCTCATAATAAATATATGCCTAGAAGTATATATGTATCAAaccacaaaaaaagagaaacacatAGAATAAACCCACCTTGAGAGTTGGCTTAGCTCCTGCTTGTGAATTGACTGCAGTGAATTGAAATCCAATTGTGCAAACTTCAACAGAGTCTCATTCTTTGTCTCCATTTCTTCATAAACAGATATGTAATGCCTTGTTTCTAATCTTGGCATGCCCTTGTGGAGGGGCTGTTTCAAAGCATGCATCACTTGTTTTGCAAGAGGAAGCTTTATATCATGATGATCATGAATAACTATAGATTTAAGGTGACTGGTTGTGAAAGCCAGAGCTTCATCTAGAATGTCTTCTCCATGTACCCTGAGATGTGTAGCTTCATACAAGCATAGCAAGCCAGGCACATCTTTAATTAAGTCATCCTTGAAGCTGCCTTTATTGTTCTTGAACCAATTGAAAGCATCTGCAAGGTGGACACTCAATAGTGAGATGACCATAGACATATATACCAAAATGGTTAAATTGGATGGTCTAATTAATTTCCAATCAAGAAAAGGTGAGAGAGGAATATGTACTTACTGCAGGAGACATTATACCCTTGTTGTCTAAGTAATCGAAACCATAAAGGGATGGTGTAAAGATCGTTTCCATAAAAACCATGATAAGGGGGTGCATCCTTCATCTGGTCTAGTACCTCCTCTATCTCTCCTTCAAAGTGGCATGCCACACCAAGCCGT encodes:
- the LOC122638749 gene encoding monocopper oxidase-like protein SKU5, which produces MVSPFPSEYRLSTSLLHLKSHVPSFSLSFSASSTLNRNREEASNEDPLQPIATSPALYHSDKKEVITEDYFFRSIKRREETWQDGVYGTNCPIPPGKNFIYILRAKDQIGSFFYFPSLAFHKAAGGFGGIKIFSRPRIPVPFPNPAGEHTVLAGDWFKKNQTILDTGNGMPFADGLLINGRGWNGYTFNVDHGKTYRFRISNVGLTTSINFRIQGHKLKLIEVEGSHTLQSTCSSLDINLGQSYSVLVTADQPVQDYYIAVSSRFTNTVLTTTAIVHYSSTDNPPPRIFQMLWTLIINIPLPEQTKIMATCVFLLVLMFFNEILSVEGRLLKTGKLDNNCWECNRKWKEQLESNGYCWSQSWCWQFHKKLSTMEQLANNANIVNGKQRYAVNGVSFVPADTPLKLADYYKIPDIFNFGSIPNKHPGDGRCDLKTSVMAADFRVYVEIVFEDWTDTVQSWYLFYLEFFWMNRMGQARWSPKSRRSCNLRDTVARSTTQVYPNSWTAIYMALIQRFTVSTLKWIAETMTV